A single genomic interval of Macadamia integrifolia cultivar HAES 741 chromosome 6, SCU_Mint_v3, whole genome shotgun sequence harbors:
- the LOC122081416 gene encoding E3 ubiquitin-protein ligase RHA2A-like, whose product MGLYSPLNDVSSDSIPILILVLVANFVSYLRSLFIRLLQSVGLLKLDMEDEVGDGMLVGVGSGLAGLVIASEQLKATRVFSYLECGEEGGAADGGGGFDTDCVVCLCGFKKGEKVRRLGCRHLFHKVCLDGWFDQLHWICPLCRFPLLSDDRVAATTERRIARGLVTWFSMR is encoded by the coding sequence ATGGGTTTATATAGTCCTCTGAACGATGTGTCATCTGATTCAATCCCTATTCTCATTCTGGTACTTGTAGCTAACTTCGTGAGCTACCTGAGATCCTTGTTTATTAGGTTACTCCAATCGGTAGGACTCTTGAAATTGGACATGGAAGATGAGGTAGGTGATGGGATGCTCGTTGGTGTTGGGTCTGGCTTGGCTGGACTAGTTATCGCGTCTGAGCAACTAAAAGCCACCCGGGTCTTCTCTTACCTTGAGTGTGGGGAGGAAGGAGGCGCCGCCGACGGTGGCGGTGGGTTTGATACGGATTGTGTGGTGTGCTTGTGTGGGTTCAAGAAAGGGGAGAAGGTTAGGAGGTTGGGATGTCGTCATCTGTTCCATAAGGTGTGTTTGGATGGGTGGTTCGATCAACTCCACTGGATATGTCCTCTGTGTCGGTTCCCTTTGCTCTCCGACGACCGTGTCGCCGCCACCACCGAAAGGCGTATCGCTCGGGGTCTTGTCACGTGGTTCTCCATGCGATGA